The following coding sequences lie in one Lysobacter capsici genomic window:
- a CDS encoding globin, whose translation MPVQDTYDDLQQSYGRCLVRKGFIERFYEIFMASHPDVAPLFERTDFQKQRLALRRGISVAIFHAAGSAVVRRTCEEMADAHCRRGRTPVAPGLYPYWINSLLLAVREYDEQADDALLGRWRTAMQSVTGMFGARY comes from the coding sequence GTGCCGGTCCAGGATACCTACGACGATTTGCAGCAAAGCTACGGACGCTGTCTGGTCCGCAAGGGCTTCATCGAACGGTTCTACGAGATTTTCATGGCCAGCCACCCGGACGTGGCGCCGCTGTTCGAACGCACCGATTTCCAGAAACAGCGGCTGGCGCTGCGCCGCGGCATCAGCGTGGCGATCTTCCACGCCGCCGGCAGCGCGGTGGTGCGGCGGACCTGCGAGGAAATGGCCGACGCGCACTGCCGGCGCGGCCGTACCCCGGTCGCACCGGGGCTGTACCCGTACTGGATCAACAGCCTGCTGCTGGCGGTGCGCGAATACGACGAGCAGGCCGACGACGCCCTGCTGGGACGCTGGCGGACTGCCATGCAGTCGGTGACGGGGATGTTCGGCGCGCGCTATTGA